A single region of the Manihot esculenta cultivar AM560-2 chromosome 12, M.esculenta_v8, whole genome shotgun sequence genome encodes:
- the LOC122721330 gene encoding uncharacterized protein LOC122721330: MASHNLFPCLLPLLATLLTQAFAADFMYPFNCSATIKTCDASLYHINKGLQLEQVASFYNVNITQISPIFRGDEQDYFVSVPCSCQDINGTIAYFYDASYLVQQNDTFRNVSDLIYSGQAWNDGDEEGRFITGNLVPMHLLCGCVDSESQVVGTYTVQQNDTISDIASRLSSTVSGILSLNSALIQDPSFLVVGWVLFVPMKQIDNGAPAPSPSPYMN; encoded by the exons ATGGCTTCCCATAatctctttccttgtctcctcCCTTTACTGGCAACACTACTGACACAAGCTTTTGCTGCTGATTTTATGTACCCTTTCAACTGCTCTGCAACCATAAAAACTTGTGATGCTTCACTCTATCATATCAACAAAGGTCTCCAGCTTGAACAAGTTGCCTCTTTTTACAATGTAAACATAACCCAGATCAGCCCCATCTTCCGTGGAGACGAACAAGATTATTTTGTAAGTGTCCCTTGTTCTTGCCAGGACATCAATGGCACCATAGCTTACTTCTATGATGCATCCTATCTAGTCCAACAAAACGACACGTTTAGGAACGTTTCGGATCTGATTTATAGCGGGCAAGCTTGGAATGATGGAGACGAAGAAGGAAGATTTATTACAGGAAATCTTGTTCCTATGCATCTCTTGTGTGGGTGCGTAGACAGCGAATCGCAAGTTGTGGGAACGTACACTGTTCAGCAGAATGATACAATTTCAGACATTGCCAGTAGACTATCATCTACTGTGAGTGGCATACTGAGCTTGAATAGTGCTCTGATTCAAGACCCAAGTTTCCTGGTTGTAGGCTGGGTGTTGTTTGTGCCCATGAAGCAAATTGACAACGGTGCACCAGCCCCGAG CCCTTCTCCATACATGAATTAG
- the LOC110628458 gene encoding AP-1 complex subunit mu-2, with the protein MAGAVSALFLLDIKGRVLVWRDYRGDVSAVQAERFFTKLIEKEGDPQSQDPVVYDNGVTYMFIQHSNVYLMTASRQNCNAAGLLSFLHRVVDVFKHYFEELEEESLRDNFVVVYELLDEMMDFGYPQYTEAKILSEFIKTDAYRMETNQRPPMAVTNAVSWRSEGILYKKNEVFLDVVESVNILVNSNGQVIRSDVVGALKMRTYLSGMPECKLGLNDRLLLEAQGRATKGKAIDLEDIKFHQCVRLARFENDRTISFIPPDGAFDLMTYRLSTQVKPLIWVEAQVERHSRSRVEMMVKARSQFKERSTATNVEINLPVPTDASNPNVRTSMGSASYAPEHDALMWKIKSFPGGKEYMLRAEFNLPSITAEEGAPDRKAPIRVKFEIPYFTVSGIQVRYLKIIEKSGYQALPWVRYITMAGEYELRLI; encoded by the exons ATGGCTGGGGCAGTTTCTGCTCTGTTTCTCTTAGACATAAAGGGGCGCGTTCTGGTGTGGCGCGACTACCGTGGAGATGTCTCCGCCGTTCAAGCTGAACGCTTCTTTACCAAGCTCATCGAGAAAGAG GGAGATCCGCAGTCTCAAGATCCGGTTGTGTACGATAATGGAGTTACTTACATGTTTATACAACACAGTAACGTTTACCTCATGACCGCGTCGAGGCAGAATTGTAATGCTGCTGGTCTGCTCTCCTTTCTCCACCGCGTAGTTGAT GTTTTTAAGCATTATTTCGAAGAATTAGAAGAGGAATCACTTAGAGATAATTTTGTGGTAGTG TATGAGTTACTTGATGAAATGATGGACTTTGGCTACCCTCAGTACACAGAAGCAAAAATTCTTAGTGAATTTATCAAGACTGATGCCTACAGGATGGAAACTAATCAGAGGCCTCCCATGGCTGTTACAAATGCAGTGTCATGGCGAAGTGAAGGGATACTTTACAAGAAGAATGAa GTTTTCTTGGATGTCGTGGAGAGTGTTAATATTCTTGTCAATAGCAATGGACAAGTAATTAGGTCAGACGTTGTTGGTGCTCTGAAGATGAGAACTTATTTAAG TGGCATGCCTGAATGCAAGCTTGGCCTCAATGATAGACTGTTATTGGAAGCCCAAGGTCGTGCAACAAAAGGAAAGGCCATTGATTTGGAGGATATCAAATTTCATCA GTGTGTGCGTTTGGCCCGCTTTGAGAATGACCGGACTATATCCTTTATACCCCCTGATGGGGCTTTTGATCTGATGACATATAGACTCAGCACTCAG GTTAAGCCTCTGATTTGGGTGGAAGCTCAAGTTGAAAGGCATTCAAGGAGTCGCGTTGAGATGATGGTAAAAGCTAGAAGTCAGTTCAAGGAGCGTAG CACTGCAACAAATGTTGAGATTAATTTGCCAGTGCCAACTGATGCTTCCAACCCTAATGTTCGGACATCAATGGGATCTGCATCATATGCACCCGAACATGATGCTTTAATGTGGAAAATTAAATCTTTTCCTGGTGGAAAG GAGTACATGTTGAGGGCAGAGTTCAATCTTCCAAGCATAACTGCTGAAGAAGGAGCTCCTGATAGAAAGGCTCCAATACGTGTGAAGTTCGAGATACCATATTTTACAGTTTCAGGGATTCAG GTTCGGTACCTGAAGATCATTGAGAAAAGTGGCTACCAGGCTCTTCCATGGGTGAGGTATATAACTATGGCTGGCGAGTATGAGCTTAGGCTTATTTAG